A single Dermacentor variabilis isolate Ectoservices chromosome 9, ASM5094787v1, whole genome shotgun sequence DNA region contains:
- the LOC142558476 gene encoding uncharacterized protein LOC142558476 produces MGGGQLEDAAASSRRQQQSAGPPTSAAAADAALTADAPSRGGREAAGSLDGDGGSGCDAPQATTTTPGDGNHPLVWLAILKVGLMADPAWCSGAMHERARRLWLAFHRLEPPDGQLRQMAVEAAPPWEPLAATLWKSITAVRDLWEQQPPATATHTTLAAAALFLWQGCTQWPTNEGNRRRANCCCSCCPHQGPSWSDTTLLRATASDYELPADKGTRWQMDYDWGLGQAKLLHAVWTTGPCPATRCCPNHGKPWPWEGAELLLPLVLSHGLSWAALARAGTAPCA; encoded by the exons ATGGGCGGAGGACAGCTCGAAGACGCCGCGGCGAGCAGCCGTCGCCAGCAGCAATCAGCCGGGCCGCCGACGTCGGCAGCAGCGGCTGACGCAGCCCTGACGGCCGACGCGCCGAGCCGCGGAGGCCGGGAGGCAGCCGGCAGCCTCGACGGTGACGGCGGCAGTGGCTGCGACGCGCCACAAGCGACGACGACCACCCCCGGCGACGGCAACCACCCGCTGGTCTGGCTGGCCATCCTCAAGGTGGGCCTCATGGCGGACCCGGCCTGGTGCTCGGGCGCCATGCACGAGCGCGCCCGCCGCCTGTGGCTCGCCTTTCACCGGCTGGAACCGCCGGACGGGCAACTCAGACAG ATGGCGGTAGAGGCGGCGCCTCCGTGGGAGCCCCTGGCCGCGACCCTATGGAAGAGCATCACCGCCGTGCGCGACCTGTGGGAACAGCAGCCGCCGGCAACGGCCACGCATACAACGCTTGCGGCGGCCGCGCTGTTTCTCTGGCAGGGCTGCACCCAATGGCCAACGAACGAGGGCAACCGCCGGAGGGCCAACTGCTGTTGCTCCTGCTGCCCCCACCAGGGACCCTCCTGGTCCGACACCACACTGCTACGAGCAAC TGCCAGCGACTACGAGCTCCCTGCAGACAAGGGTACTCGGTGGCAGATGGACTACGACTGGGGACTGGGACAGGCGAAGTTACTCCATG CCGTGTGGACGACCGGGCCGTGCCCGGCGACCCGCTGCTGCCCGAACCACGGCAAACCCTGGCCCTGGGAAGGGGCCGAACTCCTGCTTCCCCTGGTGCTGTCCCACGGCCTGTCCTGGGCGGCCCTGGCGCGCGCCGGAACCGCACCGTGCGCCTGA